The Ornithinibacillus sp. 4-3 region AGCATTCCAAAATAAAGGATTGTTGCCTCTGTTGCGTACTCTCTAATATCTTCTCCCATCACATCTACTAAACGGTTTGCCATCCATTCCATTTCAATCACTCTATGCTGCATGACCAGTTTTTTTAAATCAGCTTGATCGGAGGATAAAATATTTTCAAATAAGGTACGTAAATTATTTTCCTCATTTAACTTCATGATGATTGTAATTTGCTCGATTAAGACATCACGATCTTTTTCGTCCTGACCGATTTGCATCGCAACACGTCGTTGACTGGCATCATAGCGAATATTTTCTAATATTTCTGCGATACAATCATTTTTTGAAGAAAAATAATTGTAAAAGGTTCCTTTAGATATTTCTGCTTTATCAATAATTTCTTGAATGGATGTATTCTGAAATCCTTTATCAATAAATAGCTTTAATGCAATATCAGCTACTTTTCTTTTCCGTTCATTCATTTGATCACCCTGTCTTTCTCTACCTATAGTATACGTTTCCGAATGATAAAAAACAATTTTTTGAACTAATGGTATAAAATAATTGAAATAAATATACTATAGGTAT contains the following coding sequences:
- a CDS encoding TetR/AcrR family transcriptional regulator codes for the protein MNERKRKVADIALKLFIDKGFQNTSIQEIIDKAEISKGTFYNYFSSKNDCIAEILENIRYDASQRRVAMQIGQDEKDRDVLIEQITIIMKLNEENNLRTLFENILSSDQADLKKLVMQHRVIEMEWMANRLVDVMGEDIREYATEATILYFGMLQHMLFTLNVTNSQFSSHKLIETLLSYVELLISQMEKTQYTILNRFSIDLLTTNVYKKLMTHTELLAMAKELQTHYDFNEDQQNLFDVIISELEREPIRKVVVQNLLKPFLTSFEGESFIAQVQLFTNAVWTYLKAN